A genomic segment from Desulfuromonas thiophila encodes:
- a CDS encoding bifunctional homocysteine S-methyltransferase/methylenetetrahydrofolate reductase → MARPPFLEALRQGVLLADGAMGTLLYSQGGDCSCFEALNLREPQRVLAAHQAYRQAGAGLLETNTFAANRHQLGLSGLADAVAEVNRAGAALARQAAASQVGPCYVAGAVGPLGPAWYEREPPEQASAALFREQIAALVAGGVDLLLFETFARLDELLLALRVAREFALPRVAQMAFVAEGRTRDGLSAADIVRQLRPLADVVGTNCGCGPHDMLQRVREMAVVDDGLLSAFANSGFPQYVNGRHLYLATPDYFAARGGEMVAAGVRLIGGCCGTTPEHIAALNRTLQRPLPVRSVSSSVVPVTPVPTAAPVTSPLLERWAAGRQPITVELDPPRGLDCSAVLAGARRLAAAGVDAINLAENPLARIRMGNLALAARIQEASGVPVIAHVTCRDRNLIGLHSELMGAHLLGLRHVLAVTGDPVAVGDAAGASNVFDLNAIGLLGLLAALNQGRTLLGSELGGHTAFCCGAAFNPNAQPLEGQLRKLERKVAAGARFVQTQPVYSAEVLQRLRELSGHCPVPLFVGLLPLVSERNAEFLHNEVPGIRLPDVVRQRMRGTQGDSGVAAGMAVMDELIGQMRGWVAGYYLMPPFGRVELAEELIHRIRAVA, encoded by the coding sequence ATGGCCAGACCGCCCTTTCTTGAGGCCTTGCGGCAGGGCGTGCTGTTGGCCGATGGCGCCATGGGTACCCTGCTGTACAGTCAGGGCGGCGACTGTTCCTGCTTTGAGGCGCTCAATCTGCGGGAACCGCAGCGGGTGCTGGCGGCTCATCAGGCGTATCGCCAGGCGGGTGCCGGTCTGCTGGAAACCAATACCTTTGCCGCCAACCGCCATCAACTGGGTCTGTCGGGACTGGCCGATGCTGTCGCCGAGGTCAACCGGGCCGGTGCCGCTTTGGCGCGTCAGGCGGCGGCTAGTCAGGTGGGGCCCTGCTATGTCGCCGGCGCGGTCGGGCCACTGGGGCCGGCCTGGTATGAGCGCGAACCGCCGGAACAGGCCAGCGCGGCGCTGTTTCGCGAACAGATCGCCGCGCTGGTGGCTGGTGGCGTCGATCTGTTGCTGTTTGAAACCTTTGCCAGACTGGACGAACTGCTGTTGGCATTGCGGGTCGCGCGCGAGTTCGCTCTGCCGCGGGTGGCACAGATGGCTTTTGTTGCCGAAGGTCGCACCCGCGATGGCCTGAGCGCAGCCGATATCGTGCGGCAACTGCGTCCACTGGCCGATGTGGTCGGGACCAACTGTGGCTGTGGTCCGCACGACATGCTGCAGCGGGTGCGCGAAATGGCTGTCGTCGATGACGGCCTGCTGTCGGCCTTTGCCAATTCCGGTTTTCCCCAGTATGTCAATGGCCGGCATCTGTATCTGGCCACGCCCGACTATTTCGCGGCCCGCGGTGGCGAGATGGTGGCGGCTGGCGTGCGCCTGATCGGTGGCTGCTGCGGTACCACGCCGGAGCATATTGCGGCGCTGAACCGAACACTGCAGCGGCCGCTGCCGGTTCGCTCGGTTTCTTCGTCCGTTGTGCCGGTGACGCCGGTGCCGACGGCAGCGCCGGTGACTTCGCCGTTGCTTGAGCGCTGGGCGGCTGGGCGCCAACCCATTACGGTGGAGTTGGATCCGCCGCGCGGGCTGGATTGCAGCGCGGTTCTGGCCGGCGCCCGGCGGCTGGCGGCGGCGGGTGTCGACGCCATCAATCTGGCGGAAAATCCGCTGGCTCGTATCCGCATGGGCAATCTGGCTCTGGCGGCGCGGATTCAGGAGGCCAGCGGGGTGCCGGTCATCGCTCATGTGACCTGTCGTGACCGTAATCTGATCGGCTTGCATTCCGAGCTGATGGGGGCCCATCTGCTGGGTTTGCGGCATGTTCTGGCGGTAACGGGTGACCCGGTGGCGGTTGGCGATGCGGCTGGCGCCAGCAATGTGTTCGATCTCAATGCCATTGGTCTGCTCGGTCTGCTGGCGGCACTCAATCAGGGTCGAACCCTGTTGGGCAGCGAACTCGGCGGCCATACCGCCTTCTGCTGCGGTGCCGCCTTCAATCCCAATGCCCAGCCGCTGGAGGGACAACTGCGCAAGCTGGAGCGCAAGGTCGCCGCCGGTGCGCGCTTTGTGCAGACTCAGCCGGTCTACAGTGCCGAGGTGCTGCAGCGTCTGCGTGAGTTGTCGGGCCATTGTCCGGTACCGCTGTTTGTTGGCCTGCTGCCACTGGTGAGCGAGCGCAACGCCGAGTTTCTACACAACGAGGTGCCGGGTATCCGTCTGCCAGACGTGGTGCGCCAGCGCATGCGGGGCACTCAGGGCGATAGCGGTGTTGCCGCCGGAATGGCGGTGATGGACGAGCTGATTGGCCAGATGCGTGGCTGGGTGGCCGGCTACTATCTGATGCCGCCGTTCGGCCGGGTCGAGCTGGCCGAAGAGCTGATACATCGCATCCGTGCCGTGGCCTGA
- the rnhA gene encoding ribonuclease HI: MPQDDSSTAKIAPDPRPCVEIFSDGACSGNPGPGGFGTLLRWGDHCLELSGYAPHTTNNRMELRGAIAGLQALKKPCQVRLTTDSQYLCRGMTEWLAGWRQRGWKTAQKKEVLNRDLWQQLDALARTHQISWHWVRGHSGHPENERCDALARQAIVQQAPRISDEDGIF; this comes from the coding sequence ATGCCGCAGGATGACAGCAGTACGGCCAAAATTGCGCCAGACCCGCGCCCCTGCGTTGAAATCTTCAGCGACGGCGCCTGCAGCGGCAACCCAGGGCCGGGAGGTTTCGGCACCCTGCTGCGCTGGGGCGACCACTGCCTGGAACTCAGTGGTTATGCTCCTCATACCACCAACAATCGCATGGAACTGCGCGGTGCCATTGCCGGCCTGCAGGCTCTGAAAAAGCCCTGCCAGGTACGCCTGACCACCGATTCACAATACCTCTGTCGCGGCATGACCGAATGGCTGGCCGGGTGGCGCCAGCGTGGCTGGAAAACAGCGCAAAAAAAAGAGGTTCTCAACCGCGACCTGTGGCAACAACTCGACGCTCTGGCCCGTACCCACCAGATCAGCTGGCATTGGGTCAGGGGTCATTCCGGCCATCCGGAAAACGAACGCTGCGATGCCCTCGCCCGCCAGGCGATCGTCCAGCAGGCCCCCCGCATCAGCGATGAGGATGGCATCTTTTAA
- a CDS encoding adenylosuccinate synthase produces the protein MANVVVVGAQWGDEGKGKVVDIYTEHAQAVVRYQGGNNAGHTLVVGNEKTVLHLIPSGILHDGKKCIIGNGVVLDPAVFIQEIDNLKKKGYLRDDSQLVIDRNVHIIMPYHKKIDITRESKQSERRIGTTGRGIGPTYEDKAGRRGIRLCDLINDTIFVQKLREILPEKNFLLEHYFHEEPLSEQQILDEYRRYAERLSPYIGNTSQLLESCRLKGHNILFEGAQGSLLDVDHGTYPYVTSSSTLAGGACTGTGFGPRFIHEVIGISKAYVTRVGEGPFPTELSDDTGERIRKAGSEFGATTGRPRRTGWFDAVALREAVRTNGMTGLAITKLDVLDTFDAIRVCTAYSYQGQLLEEFPSDANILRHCKPVYEELDGWKCDISAARSYADLPPAAQRYLDKMQEISRCPIVLVSVGPRRDQTIQLRNPFHA, from the coding sequence ATGGCAAACGTTGTAGTCGTTGGCGCTCAATGGGGCGACGAAGGCAAGGGAAAGGTTGTCGATATCTACACCGAGCACGCCCAGGCGGTTGTCCGCTATCAGGGCGGCAACAACGCTGGTCACACCCTGGTGGTCGGCAACGAAAAAACCGTTCTGCATCTGATTCCCTCGGGGATTCTGCATGACGGCAAGAAATGCATCATCGGCAATGGCGTAGTGCTTGATCCCGCAGTCTTCATTCAGGAAATCGACAACCTGAAGAAGAAGGGCTACCTGCGCGATGACAGCCAGCTGGTGATCGACCGCAATGTCCACATCATCATGCCGTACCACAAGAAAATCGATATCACCCGCGAGAGCAAGCAGAGCGAACGGCGCATCGGCACCACGGGTCGTGGTATCGGCCCGACCTACGAGGACAAGGCCGGCCGCCGCGGCATCCGCCTGTGCGACCTGATCAACGACACCATCTTCGTTCAGAAGCTGCGGGAGATTCTGCCGGAAAAGAACTTCCTGCTCGAACATTACTTCCACGAGGAACCGCTCAGCGAGCAACAGATCCTTGATGAATATCGGCGCTATGCCGAACGCCTGAGCCCGTACATCGGCAACACCTCGCAGTTGCTTGAGAGCTGCCGCCTTAAAGGCCACAACATCCTGTTCGAAGGTGCCCAGGGCAGCCTGCTGGATGTCGACCACGGTACCTATCCCTACGTCACCTCCTCATCCACCCTGGCGGGCGGTGCCTGCACCGGCACCGGCTTCGGTCCACGCTTTATCCATGAGGTCATCGGCATCTCCAAGGCCTATGTCACCCGCGTTGGTGAAGGGCCGTTCCCAACCGAGCTCAGCGACGATACCGGCGAGCGCATTCGCAAGGCCGGCTCGGAGTTCGGCGCCACCACCGGGCGGCCGCGCCGTACCGGCTGGTTTGATGCTGTTGCTCTGCGCGAAGCGGTACGCACCAACGGCATGACCGGACTGGCGATCACCAAGCTTGACGTGCTCGACACCTTTGACGCCATCCGGGTCTGCACCGCCTATTCCTATCAGGGTCAGCTACTGGAAGAATTCCCCAGTGATGCCAACATCCTGCGCCATTGCAAGCCTGTTTATGAGGAACTTGACGGCTGGAAATGCGACATCAGTGCTGCGCGCAGCTATGCCGACCTGCCCCCGGCGGCCCAGCGCTATCTCGACAAGATGCAAGAGATCAGCCGCTGCCCCATCGTGCTGGTTTCCGTTGGGCCGCGCCGTGACCAGACCATTCAGCTGCGCAACCCGTTTCACGCATAA
- a CDS encoding CoA-binding protein: MDMQQRIDQFLAAKAFGVAGASTNRDKYGNKVLRCYLQNQLKAVPINPRATTIEGVPCVDSVLALPDEATSLSVITPPKITEQLVEQALARGIRNIWMQPGAESPQAIAFCEANGINVIADGSCLLVVLRYHEAH, translated from the coding sequence ATGGATATGCAACAGCGTATTGACCAGTTTCTCGCCGCCAAGGCGTTCGGTGTGGCCGGCGCTTCGACCAACCGCGACAAATACGGCAACAAGGTGCTGCGCTGCTACCTGCAGAACCAGCTAAAGGCTGTCCCCATCAACCCCCGCGCCACCACCATCGAGGGGGTTCCCTGCGTCGATTCGGTCCTGGCCTTGCCTGACGAGGCAACGAGCCTGTCGGTGATCACGCCACCCAAAATCACCGAGCAACTGGTCGAGCAGGCCCTGGCCAGGGGCATCCGTAATATCTGGATGCAGCCGGGCGCCGAAAGTCCGCAAGCGATAGCCTTTTGCGAAGCCAACGGCATTAATGTCATCGCTGATGGCAGCTGCCTGCTGGTGGTTTTGCGCTACCATGAGGCCCATTAA
- the rsmB gene encoding 16S rRNA (cytosine(967)-C(5))-methyltransferase RsmB, whose protein sequence is MVVDSLPPANDTDCRLLAYQVLRRVAAGGYADLTLDAALRRSALASRDRALATELVYGSLRRRASLDYALAPCCRQPLATLEPAVLDLLRLGAYQLLFLDRVPAHAAIHSSVELTRQLRLQRAAGLVNAVLRALQRRQPQLRWPTAEEDPLGWLTATLSLPDWLAQRWWNQYGLQPAGRLAACLLLPAPLTLRVNRLQTTPAQLLAQLAEAGYAAEACRYAVDGIRLLQPVTDLTALPGFASGAFQPQDEASQLIAPLLQPQAGQRLLDVCAAPGGKTCHLAALTHNQADILAVDLHAHRLRKLEQGARRLGCQRVQTLCLDMRLSDACLPDAAFDGVLVDAPCSGLGVLRRNAELRWRRQPDDIADLAQLQQQILQQAARRVAPGGRLLYSLCTTTPEESDAQVAEFLRRQPDFELEPLQDRLPPELLDAQGCLRTCPSVHDGMDGFFAACLRRR, encoded by the coding sequence ATGGTCGTCGATTCCTTGCCGCCAGCTAACGATACGGACTGTCGCTTGCTGGCTTACCAGGTGTTGCGCCGGGTGGCCGCCGGCGGCTACGCCGACCTGACCCTTGATGCGGCCCTGCGCCGCAGTGCCCTGGCGTCGCGTGACCGGGCGCTGGCCACCGAGCTGGTCTATGGGTCTCTGCGACGGCGCGCCAGCCTCGATTATGCCCTGGCGCCCTGCTGTCGTCAGCCGCTGGCCACGCTGGAGCCGGCGGTACTCGATCTGTTGCGTCTGGGTGCCTATCAGCTGCTGTTCCTTGATCGGGTTCCCGCCCATGCGGCCATTCACAGCAGTGTTGAACTGACGCGCCAGCTGCGCCTGCAACGCGCCGCCGGTCTGGTCAACGCGGTGCTGCGCGCCCTGCAGCGGCGTCAGCCACAGTTGCGTTGGCCGACGGCTGAAGAGGATCCGCTGGGCTGGCTGACTGCCACCCTGTCGCTACCGGACTGGCTGGCGCAGCGCTGGTGGAACCAATACGGTTTGCAGCCGGCCGGTCGGCTGGCTGCCTGTCTGTTGCTACCGGCGCCGCTGACCCTGCGGGTCAATCGGCTGCAAACCACACCGGCCCAGCTGCTGGCCCAGCTGGCTGAGGCCGGCTATGCTGCCGAAGCCTGCCGCTATGCCGTCGATGGCATCCGCCTGCTGCAGCCGGTAACCGATCTGACGGCATTGCCGGGCTTCGCCAGCGGCGCGTTCCAGCCCCAGGATGAGGCCAGTCAGCTGATCGCGCCGCTGTTGCAACCCCAGGCCGGCCAGCGTCTGCTTGATGTCTGTGCCGCGCCCGGCGGCAAGACCTGTCATCTGGCGGCATTGACTCACAATCAGGCGGATATTCTGGCCGTGGATCTTCACGCCCACCGGCTGCGGAAGCTGGAACAGGGTGCTCGGCGGCTGGGTTGTCAGCGGGTGCAGACCCTTTGTCTGGACATGCGCCTGTCCGACGCCTGTCTGCCCGACGCCGCCTTTGACGGGGTGCTGGTTGATGCTCCCTGCTCGGGCCTGGGGGTGCTGCGGCGTAATGCCGAGCTGCGCTGGCGGCGCCAGCCGGACGATATCGCTGATTTGGCACAGCTGCAGCAGCAGATTCTGCAGCAGGCGGCGCGGCGGGTTGCTCCCGGTGGCCGCTTGCTTTATTCTCTGTGCACCACTACGCCGGAGGAATCCGACGCCCAGGTGGCCGAGTTTCTTCGGCGCCAGCCGGATTTCGAGCTGGAGCCGCTGCAAGACCGGCTGCCGCCGGAGTTGCTCGATGCGCAAGGCTGCCTGCGCACCTGTCCCTCTGTTCACGACGGCATGGACGGTTTTTTTGCCGCCTGCCTGCGGCGCCGTTGA
- a CDS encoding molybdopterin-dependent oxidoreductase, giving the protein MSHHAEKAMIRLTIDGQEVEIEAGSTIIQAAEKLGIKIPTMCYLKKVSTTGACRVCLVQVEGVERPVTACNTIATAGIVVTTSTPELERQRKDMIRLLLVNHPLDCPVCDAAGQCDLQDICFDHHVLDQPYRALDVAMPKVTGWPLIEHVPSRCVLCEKCVKVGHELTGIGDFFVNERGDKAFIDRKPGQNDIDPYIEGNAVAVCPVGAMISKPFKHSSRSWTLEKVPSLSFSGGSLEQVDLNVKNNRLYRITSQDEVTRNDGLLSFDASFAYGFVHAPERLSHPLVAGVQSDWDTALRHIAAKARELGGAAVAGLASARLTLEENYLFQKLFRVAFKSNNIDSAARFGQQAVYRTLAANLGLQGGSAPIESIATADAIVVFGSDISAEQPMVNAQIQKACRRNDAYLVVANMRRVRIAGHSHVFLNYRPGSENALLAALCRLLFDRGQADNAWIKQQVQNAGDIKKLLAKVDVAAAAGQAGVELELLVEVADKLAAAGRVALIFGRDISQSGRAAELTAGLADLAILSGALQGAGVFPVDERPNSQGLLDAGVCPEQLPGYQDYGTNAARFAKAWQVQALPEGGLNAIQMLEAIEAGKIRMLYLAAVNPLVTFPDSARWKKALKQLDLLVVQDILASELTEMAQVVLPACSFAEKSGSFVACDQSVGLLQPALAPLAQSRSDKQIFAQLFAVLTSRPHTQDDQQILAEMASLTDLFERVGVEGARYRIPAVKKGWQAGKLQFAAIGAAVPSQGLCLLTGKMHAHTGVTSTYAAGACEIAPAGYIEISCADAAAAGIAEGDKISVAAGDKKIEGPARLSSYVPAGLLFAPYHFAQLNAQSLLPLSDNLVAVTLAKA; this is encoded by the coding sequence ATGAGCCATCACGCGGAAAAAGCCATGATCCGTCTGACCATTGACGGACAGGAAGTCGAGATCGAAGCCGGTTCCACCATCATTCAGGCGGCCGAAAAGCTGGGGATCAAAATCCCGACCATGTGCTACCTGAAAAAGGTTTCCACCACCGGCGCCTGCCGGGTCTGTCTGGTCCAGGTTGAGGGCGTTGAGCGACCGGTGACGGCCTGTAACACCATCGCCACCGCCGGTATCGTTGTGACCACCTCAACGCCGGAATTGGAGCGCCAGCGCAAGGACATGATTCGCCTGTTGCTGGTCAACCATCCTCTCGACTGTCCGGTCTGTGATGCCGCCGGCCAGTGCGACCTGCAGGACATCTGTTTTGACCATCATGTGCTTGACCAGCCTTACCGGGCACTGGATGTTGCCATGCCGAAGGTGACCGGCTGGCCGCTGATCGAACATGTGCCGTCTCGTTGTGTGCTCTGTGAAAAATGCGTCAAGGTGGGCCATGAACTGACCGGAATTGGCGATTTCTTCGTCAATGAGCGCGGGGATAAGGCGTTTATCGACCGCAAGCCGGGCCAGAACGACATTGATCCTTATATTGAGGGCAATGCCGTGGCCGTCTGTCCGGTCGGCGCCATGATTTCCAAGCCGTTCAAGCACAGTTCCCGCAGCTGGACCCTGGAGAAGGTGCCCTCGCTGAGCTTTTCCGGTGGGAGTCTGGAACAGGTTGATCTGAACGTGAAAAATAACCGCCTCTACCGGATTACCTCGCAGGACGAGGTGACCCGTAACGACGGTCTGCTCAGTTTTGATGCGAGTTTCGCTTACGGCTTTGTCCACGCGCCCGAGCGCCTGAGCCATCCGTTGGTGGCCGGTGTCCAGAGCGATTGGGACACCGCCCTGCGTCACATTGCTGCCAAGGCGCGGGAGCTGGGTGGCGCGGCGGTAGCCGGTTTGGCCTCGGCCCGGCTGACGCTGGAAGAAAACTACTTGTTCCAGAAGCTGTTTCGGGTTGCCTTCAAGAGTAATAACATCGATTCGGCAGCTCGTTTTGGTCAGCAGGCGGTGTACCGCACCTTGGCGGCCAATTTGGGGCTGCAGGGCGGCAGTGCGCCAATCGAGAGCATTGCCACGGCTGATGCCATTGTGGTGTTCGGTTCGGATATCAGTGCCGAGCAGCCCATGGTGAATGCGCAGATCCAGAAAGCCTGTCGTCGCAATGATGCTTATCTGGTTGTGGCCAACATGCGACGGGTGCGCATTGCGGGCCATTCCCATGTGTTTCTCAATTACCGCCCGGGGAGCGAAAATGCCTTGCTGGCGGCGCTGTGTCGTCTGTTGTTCGATCGTGGCCAGGCCGACAATGCCTGGATCAAGCAGCAGGTGCAGAATGCCGGTGATATCAAAAAGCTGCTGGCCAAGGTGGATGTCGCCGCGGCGGCCGGTCAGGCAGGCGTTGAGCTTGAACTGCTGGTCGAAGTGGCTGACAAGCTGGCGGCGGCTGGCCGTGTCGCTCTGATCTTTGGACGCGATATCAGCCAGAGTGGCCGGGCTGCCGAGCTGACCGCCGGATTGGCGGATCTGGCCATTCTCAGCGGCGCGCTGCAGGGGGCAGGCGTGTTCCCGGTGGATGAGCGGCCCAACAGTCAGGGTTTGCTGGATGCCGGGGTGTGCCCGGAACAGTTGCCTGGCTATCAGGACTACGGCACCAACGCTGCCCGGTTTGCCAAGGCCTGGCAGGTGCAGGCCCTGCCGGAAGGCGGCCTGAATGCGATCCAGATGCTGGAAGCCATCGAGGCCGGAAAAATCCGCATGTTGTATTTGGCAGCGGTCAATCCGCTGGTGACCTTCCCGGATAGCGCGCGCTGGAAGAAGGCTCTGAAGCAGCTCGATCTGCTGGTGGTGCAGGACATTCTGGCATCGGAACTGACCGAAATGGCCCAGGTGGTATTGCCGGCCTGTTCCTTTGCGGAAAAGAGTGGCAGCTTTGTCGCTTGCGATCAGTCGGTTGGGCTGCTGCAGCCGGCCCTGGCGCCTCTGGCTCAAAGCCGGTCGGACAAGCAGATTTTTGCCCAGCTGTTTGCTGTCTTGACCAGCCGGCCGCATACGCAGGACGATCAGCAGATCCTGGCTGAAATGGCCAGTCTGACGGATCTGTTTGAGCGGGTTGGCGTTGAAGGCGCGCGTTACCGGATACCTGCGGTCAAGAAAGGCTGGCAGGCAGGCAAGCTGCAATTCGCTGCGATTGGCGCGGCTGTTCCATCGCAGGGGCTCTGTCTGCTGACAGGCAAGATGCACGCCCATACCGGTGTGACCTCGACCTATGCTGCGGGGGCCTGTGAAATCGCACCTGCTGGCTACATTGAGATCAGCTGTGCGGATGCCGCTGCGGCTGGTATAGCCGAGGGAGACAAGATCAGTGTTGCCGCCGGTGACAAGAAGATTGAGGGCCCGGCGCGGTTGAGCAGCTATGTGCCGGCTGGGCTGCTGTTTGCGCCCTACCATTTCGCGCAACTCAATGCCCAGAGCCTGCTGCCGCTCAGTGATAACCTGGTAGCGGTTACCCTGGCCAAAGCCTGA
- the rpe gene encoding ribulose-phosphate 3-epimerase — translation MIKISPSILSADFARLGAEVRALEAAGADYVHVDVMDGHFVPNITIGAPVVQALRQVTRLPLDVHLMIEQPDRYIPDFAAAGADIITVHQEAVPHLHRTVQLIHGLGKKAGVSLNPATPAATLEIILQQIDLVLVMTVNPGFGGQAFIAETLPKIRQLREMIDRSGRAIELEVDGGVKVDNIASIAAAGADVFVAGSAVFAASDYAQRIAELRQHGQTALS, via the coding sequence ATGATCAAAATTTCGCCTTCGATCCTGTCCGCCGATTTCGCCCGTCTTGGCGCCGAGGTACGCGCCCTGGAGGCCGCTGGCGCCGATTATGTTCATGTCGATGTCATGGATGGTCATTTTGTGCCCAACATCACCATTGGTGCCCCGGTGGTGCAGGCCTTGCGGCAGGTGACCCGTCTGCCTCTTGACGTTCATCTGATGATTGAGCAGCCGGATCGCTATATTCCCGATTTTGCCGCCGCCGGCGCCGATATCATTACGGTGCACCAGGAAGCCGTGCCGCATCTGCACCGCACGGTGCAGCTGATTCACGGCCTGGGCAAGAAGGCGGGGGTGTCTCTCAACCCGGCGACGCCGGCTGCCACCCTTGAAATCATCCTGCAGCAGATCGATCTGGTGCTGGTGATGACGGTCAATCCCGGTTTTGGCGGTCAGGCCTTCATTGCCGAGACCCTGCCGAAAATCCGCCAGCTGCGTGAGATGATTGATCGCAGTGGTCGCGCCATTGAACTGGAGGTGGATGGCGGCGTCAAGGTGGACAATATCGCGTCCATTGCGGCCGCCGGCGCCGATGTCTTTGTGGCCGGCAGTGCCGTGTTTGCCGCCAGCGATTACGCGCAACGCATTGCCGAACTGCGTCAGCATGGCCAGACCGCCCTTTCTTGA
- a CDS encoding FAD-dependent oxidoreductase — MSEIVFSSWGREVVDNRQGGEADLASLKLKIPTQYQGDRKVGAFMGWDGVVVLDPATDVVAMAAEYMKRVQEKHCCGKCTPGKKGTRVLQDTLARILAGQGQESDLDVIENLSGLLENCKCTLCMTSVIPVQDTVRHFRDDYLAYIRGGRKPQPFAGDYIDKLTAPCMDRCPAHIDIPAYIEEIKNYRLDDSLSVIRERMPIAAVCGRVCPHPCESACRRALVDEPVSIMVMKRVASDHEWLHHKQPPMQPKPATGKKVMVVGAGPAGLTCAYYLALEGHQVKIIEMLSEPGGTVAVGIPDYRMPRHLLRREAEIVASLGVEIQYGVKLGRDVSLRELKEQYDAVFLGTGCFKSKPMGVEGEDAGYQGFSEGGIHYLRAVALGQDIKTPKRVVVVGGGNTAIDCVRVALREGAEESILVYRRSRAEMPAEPYEVDDAEEEGVRFEFLVNPTRLVAEKNRIVGVEVVKMALGEPDESGRRRPQPVPGSEYVIPCDMVIPAIGQDPDLSYLEDSDYGVKQTRWNSILTHGGTMMTDDAGIFAGGDCEYGAMTVVLAVGHGKRAASVMHRYLMEGKAALTDEEAMEDALNRLGVFDGKEKVPVLGGLHREHQPKVNGPERAKNYDEIELAMPESQAVIEADRCLRCYRVAMIAVR, encoded by the coding sequence TTGTCTGAAATCGTTTTTTCCAGCTGGGGGCGAGAGGTTGTGGACAACCGTCAGGGCGGTGAGGCCGATCTGGCGTCACTGAAACTGAAGATCCCCACCCAGTATCAGGGAGACAGGAAGGTTGGCGCGTTCATGGGCTGGGACGGCGTGGTGGTGCTTGATCCCGCGACGGACGTGGTGGCCATGGCTGCCGAGTACATGAAACGGGTGCAGGAAAAGCATTGCTGTGGCAAGTGCACGCCAGGCAAAAAAGGCACTCGCGTTTTGCAGGACACCTTGGCGCGCATTCTTGCCGGTCAGGGGCAGGAGAGCGATCTGGATGTGATCGAAAACCTCTCCGGGCTGCTGGAAAACTGCAAATGTACCCTGTGCATGACCTCGGTAATTCCGGTGCAGGATACCGTTCGCCATTTTCGCGACGATTATCTGGCTTATATCCGGGGGGGGCGTAAACCGCAACCCTTTGCCGGGGACTATATTGACAAACTGACCGCCCCCTGTATGGACCGTTGCCCGGCCCATATTGACATTCCGGCCTATATTGAAGAAATCAAGAACTACCGTCTTGACGATTCGCTGTCGGTCATTCGCGAACGCATGCCCATTGCCGCTGTTTGCGGCCGGGTTTGCCCGCATCCGTGCGAGTCGGCCTGTCGCCGGGCTCTGGTGGATGAACCGGTCAGCATCATGGTGATGAAGCGTGTTGCCTCCGACCACGAATGGCTGCACCACAAGCAGCCGCCAATGCAGCCCAAGCCGGCAACGGGCAAGAAGGTGATGGTTGTCGGAGCTGGCCCGGCCGGTCTGACCTGTGCCTACTACCTGGCACTTGAAGGCCATCAGGTGAAGATTATCGAGATGCTGTCCGAGCCTGGCGGCACCGTGGCAGTGGGGATTCCCGATTACCGCATGCCACGTCATCTGTTGCGGCGCGAGGCGGAGATCGTAGCCTCCCTTGGCGTTGAGATTCAGTATGGCGTGAAACTCGGTCGCGATGTGTCGCTGCGCGAACTCAAGGAGCAGTATGACGCTGTCTTTCTTGGAACCGGCTGCTTCAAGTCCAAGCCCATGGGCGTCGAGGGCGAGGACGCCGGTTACCAAGGCTTCTCCGAGGGCGGCATCCATTACCTGCGGGCCGTGGCACTGGGGCAGGACATCAAGACCCCCAAGCGCGTGGTCGTGGTTGGCGGTGGCAACACCGCCATCGACTGTGTCCGTGTCGCCCTGCGCGAAGGTGCCGAGGAATCGATCCTGGTCTATCGCCGGTCACGCGCCGAAATGCCGGCCGAGCCCTATGAGGTCGATGATGCCGAGGAGGAAGGCGTGCGGTTCGAGTTCCTCGTCAATCCTACCCGGTTGGTGGCGGAAAAGAACCGGATCGTCGGCGTTGAGGTGGTCAAGATGGCCCTGGGTGAACCTGATGAATCCGGCCGGCGGCGGCCGCAACCGGTGCCGGGCTCTGAATATGTGATTCCCTGCGACATGGTGATTCCGGCCATTGGCCAGGATCCCGACCTGTCCTATCTGGAAGATAGTGACTACGGCGTCAAGCAGACGCGCTGGAACAGCATTCTGACCCACGGTGGCACGATGATGACTGACGACGCCGGCATCTTCGCCGGTGGCGACTGCGAATATGGCGCCATGACCGTGGTGCTGGCCGTTGGCCACGGCAAGCGCGCCGCCAGTGTCATGCATCGCTATCTGATGGAGGGCAAGGCCGCCCTGACGGACGAAGAGGCCATGGAAGACGCGCTGAATCGCCTCGGGGTGTTTGACGGCAAGGAAAAGGTGCCTGTCCTGGGTGGTCTGCATCGTGAGCATCAGCCCAAGGTCAATGGCCCTGAGCGGGCAAAGAACTACGATGAGATCGAGTTGGCCATGCCGGAGAGCCAGGCGGTGATCGAAGCCGACCGCTGTCTGCGCTGCTACCGCGTCGCCATGATCGCAGTACGCTGA